Below is a window of Buchnera aphidicola str. Ak (Acyrthosiphon kondoi) DNA.
CAACTAAAAAACGTCATCTTCGTCCCAAGATTTTAGTGTCTAAAGGAGATATAGATAGAGTTAAATCTTTTTTACCATATGCGTAAATTAACTTATTTTATTAAGATTTTACGAATAGGAGAGCATAAATGGCTCGTGTAAAACGTGGAGTAATTGCTCACGCTCGTCACAAAAAAATCTTAAAACAAGCAAAAGGTTACTATGGAGCTCGTTCACGTATTTATAGAGTAGCGTGTCAAGCAGTAATTAAAGCTGGTCAGTATGCTTATCGTGATAGACGACAACGAAAACGACAATTTCGTCAACTATGGATTTCACGTATTAATGCAGCTGTTCGTCAAAGTAAAATGTCTTATAGTAATTTTATTTTTGGTTTAAAAAAAGCCTCAATTAATATTGATCGAAAAATATTGTCTGACATTGCCGTATTTGATATGTTTTCATTTAACGTATTAGTTAAAAAAGCAAAAGAAGCTTTATTATAAATATTAAAATTGAATATATAAGAGGGGAAAGTTCATCTCCCCTCCATTTTAAAAAATTTATAATATTTAGTAAATTTTTTTTATATTTCAATTTCAGACTCGTTAATTTAAAGAAAAATAAGCTTCCTTTATGGAAGCTTTTTAGTATGTTAAACATGCACTTTAATACAGATAAAATAAAAAAGTATATAAAATGTTAAATTTAAATAAATTATTTGAAACTATTCAAAAAGATATAAAAAATTCAAAAAATATAGAAGAATTAAATGAAATTCGTATTAAATTTTTAGGTAAAAAAGGCATTTTAACTTCTTATATGAAGAGCTTAAAAAATTTTTCTTTTGAAGAAAAAAAGAAATACAGTATTATTATTAATCAAAAAAAACAAGATATTATTAATAAAATTAATAAAAAAAAACAAAAATTAACAGTATTTTTTTTAGAAAAACGTATTAAAGAAGAAACTATTGACGTGTCTTTACCTGGACGTCGTACTGAACGTGGTTGTTTGCATCCTATAACATATACTATTGATTATATAAAAAATTTTTTTTCCCAATTAGGTTTTCAATCAATTAGCAGTCCTGAAATAGAAGATGAGTATCATAATTTTGATGCTTTAAATATTCCTAAATATCATCCAGCCAGAGATAATCATGATACTTTCTGGTTTGATGAAAATCGATTATTAAGAACTCAAACCTCAAGCATGCAAATTCGCATCATGAAAAAAGAAAAACCTCC
It encodes the following:
- the pheS gene encoding phenylalanine--tRNA ligase subunit alpha, with the protein product MLNLNKLFETIQKDIKNSKNIEELNEIRIKFLGKKGILTSYMKSLKNFSFEEKKKYSIIINQKKQDIINKINKKKQKLTVFFLEKRIKEETIDVSLPGRRTERGCLHPITYTIDYIKNFFSQLGFQSISSPEIEDEYHNFDALNIPKYHPARDNHDTFWFDENRLLRTQTSSMQIRIMKKEKPPMRFIFPGKVYRNDYDITHTPMFHQIEGLIVDKNINFSNLKWIIYKFLYNFFGEDVSIRFRPSYFPFTVPSAEVDIINVYGKPLEILGCGMVHPNVLNNMNINSNIYSACAFGIGVERITMLRYGIYDLRSFFENDIRFLNQFKYN
- the rplT gene encoding 50S ribosomal protein L20: MARVKRGVIAHARHKKILKQAKGYYGARSRIYRVACQAVIKAGQYAYRDRRQRKRQFRQLWISRINAAVRQSKMSYSNFIFGLKKASINIDRKILSDIAVFDMFSFNVLVKKAKEALL